A portion of the Blastochloris tepida genome contains these proteins:
- a CDS encoding tripartite tricarboxylate transporter permease: MELFGQLGQGFEAALTLTNLLYCLIGVTLGTLVGVLPGIGPVATIAMLLPATYGQEPLSALIMLAGIYYGAQYGGSTSAILVNLPGESSSVVTCLDGHAMARQGRAGAALGIVALGSFFAGTVSTLLIAALAAPLAAVALKFGPAEYFSLMVLGLVAAVVLASGSLAKAIAMTVLGLVVGLVGTDVNSGAVRFSFGIPELADGFGFVVVSMGLFGIGEIIHNIEKGAQRDVYAAAVSGIWPKREDFRASWKPTLRGTFLGSVLGVLPGGGAVLSAFAAYTLEKRLADDPSRFGRGAIEGVAAPEAANNAGAQTSFIPLLTLGIPPNAVMALMVGAMMIHGIVPGPQVMTDKPDLFWGLIASMWIGNLMLVLLNLPLIGIWIRLLRVPYHLLYPAILVFCCIGVYSVNQSATEVMFAAGFGVLGYVFIKLRCEPAPLLLGFVLGPLMEENLRRALLLSRGDPTVFLTRPLSLALLLAALALVVMLVLPAVRQTREIAFHED, from the coding sequence ATGGAACTGTTCGGTCAACTCGGTCAGGGGTTCGAGGCCGCGCTCACCCTGACCAATCTCCTCTATTGCCTGATCGGCGTCACGCTCGGCACGCTGGTGGGCGTATTGCCCGGCATCGGGCCGGTGGCGACCATCGCCATGCTGCTGCCGGCAACCTACGGCCAGGAGCCGCTGTCGGCGCTGATCATGTTGGCAGGCATCTATTACGGTGCGCAGTATGGCGGCTCGACATCCGCCATCCTGGTCAATCTGCCGGGCGAGTCCTCGTCCGTGGTGACCTGCCTCGACGGCCACGCCATGGCGCGGCAGGGCCGTGCCGGTGCCGCGCTCGGCATCGTCGCGCTGGGCTCGTTCTTCGCCGGCACGGTGTCGACGCTGCTGATCGCGGCGCTTGCTGCACCACTGGCGGCGGTGGCGCTGAAGTTCGGCCCAGCCGAATATTTCTCGCTGATGGTGCTCGGCCTCGTCGCCGCGGTGGTGTTGGCATCAGGCTCGCTCGCCAAGGCCATCGCGATGACGGTGCTTGGCCTCGTGGTCGGACTCGTCGGCACCGACGTGAATTCCGGTGCCGTGCGCTTCAGCTTCGGGATTCCGGAACTGGCGGACGGCTTCGGCTTCGTCGTGGTGTCGATGGGCCTGTTCGGCATCGGCGAGATCATCCACAACATCGAAAAGGGTGCCCAGCGTGATGTCTACGCCGCGGCCGTGAGCGGAATCTGGCCGAAGCGCGAGGATTTCCGTGCTTCCTGGAAGCCGACGCTGCGCGGAACCTTTCTCGGCTCGGTGCTCGGTGTCCTGCCCGGCGGCGGCGCGGTGCTGAGCGCGTTCGCAGCCTATACGCTGGAGAAGAGGCTGGCCGATGATCCGTCGCGTTTCGGCCGTGGTGCCATCGAGGGCGTGGCGGCACCGGAGGCTGCCAACAACGCAGGCGCCCAGACTTCGTTCATTCCACTGCTGACTCTCGGCATTCCGCCCAACGCGGTGATGGCGCTGATGGTTGGCGCCATGATGATCCACGGCATCGTGCCGGGCCCGCAGGTGATGACCGACAAGCCCGATCTGTTCTGGGGGCTGATCGCCAGCATGTGGATCGGCAATCTGATGCTGGTGCTGCTCAATCTGCCCTTGATCGGCATCTGGATCCGGCTGCTCCGCGTGCCCTACCATTTGCTCTACCCGGCGATCCTGGTGTTCTGCTGCATCGGCGTCTACAGCGTGAACCAGAGCGCGACCGAAGTGATGTTCGCCGCCGGCTTCGGCGTCCTTGGCTACGTCTTCATCAAGCTGAGGTGCGAGCCGGCGCCGCTCTTGCTCGGCTTCGTGCTCGGCCCCCTGATGGAAGAGAATTTGCGCCGCGCCCTGCTGCTGTCGCGCGGCGATCCCACCGTCTTCCTCACCCGTCCCTTGAGCCTTGCTCTGTTGCTCGCCGCGCTTGCCCTGGTGGTGATGCTGGTGCTGCCCGCCGTGCGACAGACGCGGGAGATTGCGTTCCATGAAGATTGA
- a CDS encoding phenylacetate--CoA ligase family protein has protein sequence MKIDELSSPGAGLAHPNPHNPLGITTRDPAEYQAALGVHRLEKLKRQIRYLWRNEDYFRPRFLAAGLSSPDDIRTLDDFRRLPAFMDKASHRQSQEESLERYNHPFGLHLTVPVEQAIHLAATSGTTGRPTFYVFSRRDLDTSHRVLGRLFAQAGIRPGDTTFHAFGLSLWLAGVTWVQALEHYGARPVALGAEAGVPKILRYIEFTRPTALFATPSMVNQLIERAPGEIGRPVGDLGIRRILCAGEPGAGLPAFRAKVREAFGAEVFDCMGGAWHNAALSCAGADYHGMHYLTDDTCFRYDLVDPVTKAPIELTDGAVGEALHTGLEYEAAPAFRYATGDILKIHVGHCPGCGVFGTRMEVVGRVDDMLAIKGVKVYPAAIQSVVLQFQPRISGEMRIRLDAPPPKVEPPLRLAVEAAADLASDDWPALARAIEQRIRELLTFRPEVTILPFGSLPRSGKKTKLIEIAGETPAAH, from the coding sequence ATGAAGATTGACGAGCTGTCCTCGCCCGGCGCGGGTCTTGCGCATCCCAACCCCCACAATCCGCTCGGCATCACGACGCGCGATCCCGCGGAATACCAGGCCGCGCTCGGCGTGCATCGGCTGGAGAAGCTGAAGCGGCAGATCCGCTACCTCTGGCGCAACGAGGATTATTTCCGGCCGCGCTTCCTCGCCGCCGGTCTGTCCTCGCCGGACGACATCCGCACTCTCGACGACTTCCGCCGCCTGCCGGCGTTCATGGACAAGGCAAGCCACCGCCAGTCGCAGGAGGAGTCGCTTGAGCGCTACAATCACCCGTTCGGCCTGCACCTGACGGTGCCGGTCGAGCAGGCGATCCACCTTGCCGCCACCTCCGGCACCACCGGCCGGCCGACCTTCTACGTGTTCAGCCGGCGCGACCTCGACACCTCGCATCGGGTGCTTGGCCGCCTGTTTGCGCAGGCGGGCATCCGCCCCGGCGACACCACCTTCCACGCCTTCGGCCTGTCGCTGTGGCTGGCCGGCGTCACCTGGGTGCAGGCGCTGGAGCACTATGGCGCGCGTCCGGTGGCGCTGGGGGCGGAAGCGGGCGTGCCGAAGATCCTGCGCTACATTGAGTTCACCCGACCGACCGCGCTCTTCGCCACGCCGTCGATGGTCAACCAGCTCATCGAGCGCGCGCCGGGGGAGATCGGCCGGCCGGTCGGCGACCTCGGCATCCGGCGCATCCTGTGTGCGGGCGAGCCCGGCGCCGGCCTGCCGGCGTTTCGCGCCAAGGTGCGCGAGGCGTTCGGCGCCGAGGTGTTCGACTGCATGGGCGGTGCTTGGCACAACGCCGCGCTGTCGTGCGCCGGCGCCGACTATCACGGCATGCATTATCTCACCGACGACACATGCTTTCGTTATGATCTTGTCGACCCGGTGACCAAGGCGCCGATCGAGCTCACCGACGGCGCGGTCGGCGAGGCGCTGCACACCGGCCTTGAGTACGAGGCGGCGCCGGCGTTCCGCTATGCCACCGGCGACATCCTGAAAATCCATGTCGGCCACTGCCCCGGTTGCGGCGTGTTCGGCACCCGCATGGAGGTGGTCGGCCGCGTCGACGACATGCTGGCGATCAAGGGCGTCAAGGTCTATCCGGCGGCGATCCAGAGCGTGGTGCTGCAATTCCAGCCGCGCATCTCCGGCGAGATGCGCATCCGCCTCGACGCGCCGCCGCCGAAGGTCGAGCCGCCGCTGAGGCTGGCGGTGGAGGCGGCGGCCGATCTTGCCAGCGACGACTGGCCGGCGCTGGCCCGCGCCATCGAGCAGCGCATTCGCGAGCTGCTCACCTTCCGGCCCGAAGTCACCATCCTGCCGTTCGGCAGCCTGCCGCGCAGCGGCAAGAAGACCAAGCTGATCGAGATCGCGGGCGAGACGCCCGCGGCACATTGA
- a CDS encoding GMC family oxidoreductase produces MSSPIPDADFIIVGGGSAGCVLADRLSADGRHRVVLVEAGGAGRHPSFHIPVGYVWNRTHPRGNWLYRTEPEPGTNNRELTYPRGKVLGGCSAINGLLYIRGQAEDYDHWRDLGNPGWGWDDLLRCFIRAEDQARGADAFHGVGGPLAVGDLSEINPMSKALVEAAGQWGLAFNDDFNGARQDGVGYFQMTVRGGRRYSTAVAYLNRARRRRNLRIITRAHVTGLVWQGRRVVGVRYLKNGRDAELRAAREVIISAGAVASPQILQLSGIGPGAALATHGIPVAADLPGVGANLQDHFIVDLKYRVRNAVTVNEQTRGLRLVSEVAKYLLQRKGLLTLSAAQVSLFVASGEDGPRPDIQYHYMPATLDTHTNALEHSPGVTLGPCQLRPESRGTIALASPDPLHPPAIRPNYLATERDRRIVVRALEIGRAIATQPALAKYVVAELAPGPDAVTSDDLLAYARAAGRTLYHPVGTCRMGSGADAVVDARLRVHGVGGLRVVDASIMPTLVSGNTNAPVIAIAERAADLILADAAATRTAAAPSPGSKPATSGYA; encoded by the coding sequence ATGAGCAGTCCCATTCCGGACGCGGATTTCATCATCGTGGGTGGTGGCTCGGCCGGCTGCGTGCTGGCCGACCGCTTGAGCGCCGACGGCCGCCACCGCGTGGTGCTGGTGGAAGCCGGTGGCGCAGGCCGCCATCCCTCGTTCCACATTCCGGTCGGCTATGTCTGGAACCGCACCCATCCGCGCGGCAATTGGCTCTATCGCACCGAGCCGGAACCGGGCACCAACAACCGCGAGCTGACCTATCCGCGCGGCAAGGTGCTGGGCGGCTGCTCGGCCATCAACGGCCTTCTCTACATCCGCGGCCAAGCCGAGGACTATGATCATTGGCGCGATCTCGGCAATCCCGGCTGGGGCTGGGATGACCTCCTTCGCTGCTTCATTCGCGCCGAGGATCAGGCGCGCGGCGCGGACGCGTTCCACGGCGTCGGCGGGCCGCTCGCGGTCGGCGACCTCAGCGAGATCAATCCGATGTCGAAGGCGTTGGTCGAAGCCGCCGGGCAATGGGGGCTGGCGTTCAATGACGACTTCAACGGCGCACGCCAGGATGGCGTCGGCTATTTCCAGATGACGGTGCGCGGCGGGCGCCGCTACAGCACCGCTGTCGCCTATCTCAACCGCGCACGCCGGCGTCGCAACCTGCGCATCATCACCCGCGCGCACGTCACCGGCCTCGTGTGGCAGGGCCGGCGGGTGGTGGGCGTTCGCTATCTCAAGAATGGCCGCGACGCCGAGCTGCGTGCCGCCCGCGAGGTGATCATCAGCGCCGGTGCGGTCGCCTCGCCGCAGATCCTGCAACTCTCGGGCATCGGACCGGGCGCGGCGCTCGCGACACACGGCATTCCGGTGGCCGCGGACCTGCCCGGCGTCGGCGCCAATCTGCAGGATCATTTCATCGTCGACCTGAAATACCGCGTGCGGAATGCCGTCACCGTCAACGAGCAGACGCGCGGTCTGCGCCTCGTCAGTGAGGTGGCGAAATATCTGCTGCAGCGCAAGGGACTGCTGACCCTCAGCGCGGCGCAGGTGTCGCTGTTCGTGGCCAGCGGCGAGGATGGCCCCCGACCCGACATCCAATATCACTACATGCCGGCGACGCTCGACACCCACACCAACGCGCTGGAGCACAGCCCCGGCGTTACGCTGGGTCCTTGCCAATTGCGGCCGGAAAGTCGCGGCACCATCGCCCTCGCCTCGCCCGATCCGCTGCATCCGCCGGCGATCCGGCCGAATTACCTCGCCACCGAGCGCGACCGCCGCATTGTGGTGCGCGCACTCGAAATCGGACGCGCCATCGCCACCCAGCCAGCTTTGGCGAAATATGTCGTCGCGGAGCTTGCCCCGGGCCCCGACGCTGTGACCAGCGACGACCTCCTCGCCTACGCCCGCGCCGCCGGCCGCACGCTCTATCATCCCGTGGGCACCTGCCGGATGGGATCCGGCGCCGACGCGGTGGTGGATGCGCGGCTGCGCGTTCATGGCGTCGGCGGCCTCCGAGTGGTCGACGCATCGATCATGCCGACGCTGGTGTCCGGCAACACCAATGCGCCCGTGATCGCCATTGCCGAGCGTGCCGCCGATCTCATCCTTGCCGACGCGGCCGCGACCCGTACCGCCGCCGCGCCCTCTCCCGGTTCGAAACCTGCAACCTCCGGATATGCGTAG
- a CDS encoding carboxyl transferase domain-containing protein produces the protein MAALVAELKARRAEAALGGNAKTRERHVARGKLLPRERVMRLIDPGTPFLDLAPLAAFGMYEGDVHGAGVITGIGRIEGRECVIVCNDATIKGGSYYPLTVKKHLRAQEIALQNRLPCVYLVDSGGANLPHQTEVFPDREHFGRIFFNQANLSAAGIAQVAVVMGSCTAGGAYVPAMSDETVIVRRQGTIFLGGPPLVKAATGEVVSAEDLGGADVHARHSGVADHYAADDTHALAICRRIVGNLNTRKAIDIALREPRPPAYDEAELDGIVPADTRRQYDIREVIARLVDASEFDEFKRLYGTTLVTGFAHIHGIPVGIVANNGILYSESALKAAHFVELCSQRRVPLLFLQNITGFMVGREYEAGGIAKDGAKMVTAVACASVPKITVIVGGSHGAGNYGMCGRAYSPRFLFSWPNSRISVMGGEQAATVLATVKRDNIEASGGKWSAEEEAAFKAPIRAKYEAEGSPYFATARLWDDGIIAPTETRRVLALAFSAALNAPVPETRFGVFRM, from the coding sequence ATGGCGGCGCTGGTTGCGGAGCTGAAGGCCCGTCGCGCCGAGGCGGCGCTGGGCGGCAACGCCAAGACGCGCGAGCGCCATGTCGCCCGCGGCAAGCTGCTTCCCCGCGAGCGGGTGATGCGCCTCATCGACCCCGGCACGCCGTTTCTCGATCTCGCGCCGCTCGCCGCCTTCGGCATGTATGAGGGCGACGTGCACGGCGCGGGCGTCATCACCGGCATCGGCCGCATCGAGGGCCGCGAGTGCGTCATCGTCTGCAACGATGCCACCATCAAGGGCGGCAGCTACTACCCGCTCACCGTCAAGAAGCACCTGCGCGCCCAGGAGATCGCGCTGCAGAACCGGCTGCCCTGCGTGTACCTGGTCGATTCCGGCGGCGCCAACCTGCCGCACCAGACCGAGGTGTTCCCCGACCGCGAGCATTTCGGCCGAATCTTCTTCAACCAGGCCAATCTGTCGGCCGCCGGCATCGCCCAGGTCGCGGTGGTGATGGGCTCGTGCACGGCGGGCGGCGCCTATGTGCCGGCGATGTCGGACGAGACCGTCATCGTGCGCCGCCAGGGCACCATCTTCCTCGGCGGCCCGCCGCTGGTGAAGGCCGCGACCGGCGAGGTGGTGTCGGCCGAGGATCTCGGCGGCGCCGACGTCCACGCCCGCCACTCCGGCGTCGCCGACCATTACGCCGCCGACGACACCCACGCGCTGGCCATCTGCCGGCGCATCGTCGGCAATCTCAACACCCGGAAAGCGATCGACATCGCGCTGCGCGAGCCTCGCCCGCCCGCCTATGACGAGGCCGAGCTTGACGGCATCGTCCCGGCCGACACCCGCCGCCAATACGACATTCGCGAGGTGATCGCGCGCCTCGTCGACGCCTCCGAGTTCGACGAGTTCAAGCGGCTCTACGGCACCACGCTGGTCACCGGCTTCGCCCACATCCACGGCATTCCGGTCGGCATCGTCGCCAACAACGGCATCCTCTATTCGGAAAGCGCGCTGAAGGCGGCGCACTTCGTCGAACTGTGCAGCCAGCGCCGGGTGCCGCTCTTGTTCCTGCAGAACATCACCGGCTTCATGGTGGGGCGCGAGTACGAGGCCGGCGGCATCGCCAAGGACGGCGCCAAAATGGTGACGGCGGTGGCCTGCGCGAGCGTGCCGAAGATTACGGTGATCGTCGGCGGCTCGCACGGCGCCGGCAATTACGGCATGTGCGGCCGCGCCTACAGCCCGCGCTTCCTGTTCTCCTGGCCGAACTCGCGCATCTCGGTGATGGGCGGCGAGCAGGCGGCCACCGTGCTCGCCACCGTCAAGCGCGACAATATCGAGGCGTCGGGCGGCAAATGGTCGGCCGAGGAGGAGGCGGCGTTCAAGGCGCCGATTCGCGCCAAGTACGAGGCCGAGGGCAGCCCGTATTTCGCCACCGCGCGGCTGTGGGACGACGGCATCATCGCCCCCACCGAAACCCGCCGCGTGCTGGCGCTGGCCTTCTCCGCCGCCCTGAACGCCCCGGTGCCGGAGACCCGGTTCGGCGTGTTCAGGATGTGA
- a CDS encoding trans-sulfuration enzyme family protein has protein sequence MARSPRNAEQGFATRAIHSGYDPADADGALTPPIHLSSTYVFETAEHGAEVFAGLRDGYAYGRTKNPTQSILETRLADLEGGEAALAVASGMAAISATLWTLLNAGDHVVIEKVLYGNSYKLFTAGLSRFGVEVTVADFTNPDSVAAAVRAGKTRLVYFETPANPNLRVIDIAAISAIARRAGALTLVDNTFATPALQRPLRHGADLVVHSATKYLGGHGDLLAGIVVGPDETIKRVRQHGLRYLTGATLAPLSAFLVLRGLKTLELRMAQHSRSALAVAEMLAAHSAVDVVHYPRLPSFPQADVVSRQMAAGSGLVAFELKGGLDAGRALMNALRLAQRGVSLGDTETLVQHPASMTHAAYSPEERAAHGISEGLIRLSVGLETTDDILDDLDFALAQVT, from the coding sequence ATGGCAAGATCGCCGCGCAACGCGGAACAGGGGTTCGCTACACGTGCCATTCATTCGGGCTACGATCCGGCTGACGCGGACGGCGCGCTGACGCCGCCGATCCATCTGTCGTCGACCTATGTGTTCGAGACCGCCGAGCACGGCGCGGAGGTGTTCGCCGGCCTGCGCGATGGCTATGCGTATGGCCGCACCAAGAATCCCACCCAGAGCATTCTCGAAACGCGGCTTGCCGACCTCGAAGGCGGCGAGGCGGCGTTGGCGGTCGCCTCCGGCATGGCTGCGATTTCGGCGACGTTGTGGACGCTTCTGAATGCCGGCGACCACGTCGTCATCGAAAAGGTGCTCTACGGCAATTCCTACAAGCTGTTCACCGCCGGCCTCAGCCGCTTCGGCGTCGAGGTCACGGTCGCCGACTTCACCAACCCCGACAGCGTGGCGGCGGCGGTGCGGGCCGGGAAAACGCGGCTCGTTTATTTCGAGACCCCCGCCAATCCCAATCTTCGGGTGATCGACATCGCGGCCATTTCGGCGATCGCCCGACGCGCCGGCGCGCTGACCCTCGTCGACAACACGTTTGCGACACCGGCGCTGCAGCGCCCGCTCAGGCACGGCGCCGACCTCGTGGTGCACTCGGCGACCAAGTATCTCGGTGGCCATGGCGATCTGCTCGCCGGCATCGTCGTCGGGCCGGACGAGACGATCAAGCGCGTCCGCCAGCACGGTCTGCGCTATCTCACCGGCGCCACGCTGGCGCCGCTGTCGGCTTTCCTGGTGCTGCGCGGGCTCAAGACGCTGGAGCTGCGCATGGCGCAGCACTCACGCTCGGCGTTGGCGGTGGCCGAGATGCTGGCAGCGCATTCGGCCGTCGATGTGGTGCACTATCCCCGCCTGCCATCGTTCCCGCAGGCGGATGTTGTGAGCCGGCAGATGGCAGCCGGCAGCGGACTCGTCGCGTTCGAACTCAAGGGCGGCCTCGACGCCGGGCGGGCGCTGATGAACGCACTGAGGCTGGCGCAACGCGGCGTGAGCCTCGGCGATACCGAAACACTGGTGCAACATCCGGCCAGCATGACTCACGCTGCCTATTCGCCGGAGGAACGTGCCGCGCACGGCATTTCGGAAGGATTGATCCGCCTGTCGGTCGGTCTTGAGACCACCGACGACATTCTCGACGACCTCGATTTTGCGCTGGCGCAAGTGACCTGA
- a CDS encoding tripartite tricarboxylate transporter TctB family protein: MSLVSFREQTSAASRIALRRDHVAGAFFVLTGGVVAVAASMLPLGTTMRMGPGYFPLLLGLILTGLGVLIAVNADRDAAEPDVEPGDGAWLRPTIAVSASVILFALIISHLGLAAGVIGVVLVSSLARRTVQWGTALLLGVLLAAGSVAVFAYGLQLPFDVMPPQLALL, translated from the coding sequence ATGTCTCTTGTTTCATTCCGCGAGCAGACGTCAGCGGCATCGCGGATCGCTCTCCGGCGTGACCATGTCGCGGGCGCCTTCTTCGTGCTGACCGGTGGTGTCGTTGCCGTTGCAGCCTCGATGCTTCCACTCGGCACGACGATGCGCATGGGGCCGGGCTATTTCCCCCTGCTTCTCGGCTTGATTCTGACCGGCCTCGGAGTGCTCATCGCCGTGAATGCCGACCGCGACGCGGCCGAACCCGACGTCGAGCCAGGAGATGGCGCGTGGCTGCGCCCGACGATCGCGGTGTCCGCAAGTGTGATCCTGTTTGCGCTGATCATAAGCCATCTCGGCCTTGCGGCGGGCGTCATCGGCGTTGTGCTCGTGAGCAGTCTTGCGCGGCGCACGGTCCAGTGGGGCACGGCGCTGCTGCTGGGCGTGCTGCTGGCGGCCGGTTCGGTCGCAGTGTTTGCCTATGGCCTGCAGCTGCCGTTCGACGTGATGCCGCCTCAGCTCGCGCTGCTCTGA
- a CDS encoding enoyl-CoA hydratase/isomerase family protein, protein MSSVTYDSRGGIAEIAINRPDKHNVIDHSVVEGLNAAWRRFNASDDKVAILTATGDKAFTAGANLRDIPHDFWRAVPGVGVKVDKPVIAATAGIVIGGGLVLVQFADLAVAADNTVFSYPEAKVGYSGGLISSLAARIPHKLAMELLLLGGSIDARRAYEIGLVNKVVPVGEQRAAARDFAVQIAANAPLVLTMLKRFVGDVLPKGPSEAAAIARATVEAVNTAEDYHEGIKAFLEKRSPVFAGR, encoded by the coding sequence ATGTCGAGTGTCACCTACGACTCCCGCGGTGGAATTGCCGAGATTGCCATCAACCGTCCTGACAAGCACAACGTCATCGACCATTCCGTGGTCGAGGGGCTGAACGCGGCGTGGCGCCGCTTCAACGCCTCCGACGACAAGGTGGCGATCCTCACCGCCACCGGCGACAAGGCGTTCACCGCCGGCGCAAACCTGAGGGACATTCCGCACGACTTCTGGCGCGCCGTGCCCGGCGTCGGCGTCAAGGTCGACAAGCCGGTGATTGCGGCGACAGCGGGCATCGTCATCGGCGGCGGCCTGGTACTGGTGCAGTTCGCCGACCTTGCCGTTGCCGCCGACAACACCGTATTCTCCTATCCCGAAGCCAAGGTCGGCTATAGCGGCGGCCTGATCTCCTCGCTCGCCGCGCGCATTCCCCACAAGCTGGCGATGGAGCTTCTGCTGCTCGGCGGCTCGATCGACGCTCGCCGTGCCTATGAGATCGGGCTGGTCAACAAGGTGGTGCCGGTCGGCGAGCAGCGCGCGGCCGCGCGCGACTTCGCGGTTCAGATCGCCGCCAATGCGCCGCTGGTGCTGACCATGCTGAAGCGCTTCGTCGGCGATGTGCTGCCGAAGGGGCCGTCGGAAGCCGCCGCCATCGCCCGCGCCACGGTGGAAGCGGTCAACACCGCCGAGGATTATCACGAAGGCATCAAGGCCTTTCTGGAGAAGCGTTCGCCGGTGTTCGCCGGGCGCTGA
- a CDS encoding Bug family tripartite tricarboxylate transporter substrate binding protein: protein MRVPRRLVLFAAAGLMFGQASFAVADTWPSKPLRLLVPFPPGGAADTVGRIYAEKLSEALKQPVVVENKPGAGTAIAAEAAAKAAPDGYTLSLAPAGQLTILPHLNPAIPYDPVKDFAPVSLLASVPYVVGASAETPVATLQELIAKVKAEPGKLTYSSCGNGTLCHLSGELFKSLTGTDLLHVPFKGSAPAVQALLGGQVDLAFDTLTVLAPQVKAGKVKGLAITSAARSPLLPDVPTAREAGVPDFVVASWFGLVVPAATPKDIVDRLSREIADIAALPAVRERLAAQGLDAIASTQAEFARVIGEDYERWGKVVQASGAKLD from the coding sequence ATGCGCGTGCCGCGCCGTCTCGTTCTGTTCGCTGCCGCTGGTCTTATGTTCGGGCAGGCGTCGTTCGCTGTTGCCGATACGTGGCCGTCGAAGCCGCTACGGCTGCTTGTGCCCTTTCCGCCCGGCGGTGCCGCCGACACGGTCGGCCGCATCTATGCCGAGAAGCTCAGCGAAGCGCTGAAGCAGCCGGTGGTGGTGGAGAACAAGCCCGGTGCCGGCACCGCGATCGCCGCCGAGGCCGCCGCGAAGGCGGCGCCGGACGGCTACACGCTGTCGCTGGCGCCGGCCGGCCAGCTCACGATTCTGCCGCACCTCAACCCGGCGATTCCCTATGATCCGGTCAAGGATTTCGCACCGGTGTCGCTGTTGGCCTCGGTGCCCTATGTGGTGGGCGCCAGCGCCGAAACACCGGTCGCGACGCTGCAGGAATTGATCGCGAAAGTGAAGGCGGAACCCGGCAAGCTCACCTATTCGTCGTGCGGTAACGGCACGCTGTGCCATTTGAGCGGCGAACTGTTCAAGAGCCTCACCGGCACCGACCTGTTGCACGTGCCGTTCAAGGGCAGCGCGCCGGCGGTGCAGGCGCTGCTCGGCGGACAGGTCGATCTTGCCTTTGATACGCTCACGGTGCTGGCGCCGCAGGTGAAGGCCGGCAAGGTCAAGGGGCTCGCCATCACCAGCGCGGCGCGCTCTCCGCTGCTGCCGGACGTGCCGACCGCGCGCGAAGCCGGGGTGCCCGATTTCGTGGTGGCATCCTGGTTCGGATTGGTGGTTCCGGCGGCGACACCGAAGGACATCGTCGATCGCCTCAGCCGTGAGATCGCCGACATCGCGGCGCTGCCGGCGGTGCGCGAGCGCCTCGCCGCGCAGGGGCTTGACGCGATCGCCTCGACGCAAGCGGAGTTTGCTCGCGTCATCGGCGAGGATTATGAGCGGTGGGGCAAGGTGGTGCAGGCGTCCGGCGCCAAGTTGGATTGA
- a CDS encoding DUF1847 domain-containing protein, translated as MAKPKPDVVTCSECGQFNCYRHDTRYPGICATQDLAPDERAELVEIYGGDSLDAVIARAAAEVEAHYYCQLNRIEETVAFARRIGAKRIGIATCVGLIDETKILVDILRLAGFETRTALCKVGSIDKTEIGIPENLKIKCGHEACCNPILQARLLNRENTQLNVIMGLCVGHDSLFIRHAEAPVTTLVVKDRVLSHNPVAAFHTVKTYTGRMLDKKRLREL; from the coding sequence ATGGCCAAGCCGAAACCCGACGTCGTCACCTGCTCCGAGTGCGGGCAATTCAACTGCTACCGTCACGACACGCGCTATCCGGGCATCTGCGCGACGCAGGATCTCGCACCCGACGAACGTGCCGAACTGGTCGAGATCTATGGCGGCGACAGTCTCGACGCCGTGATCGCGCGGGCCGCCGCCGAGGTCGAAGCACACTACTACTGCCAGCTCAACCGCATCGAGGAGACGGTGGCGTTCGCCCGCCGCATCGGCGCCAAGCGCATCGGCATCGCCACCTGTGTCGGCCTGATCGACGAGACCAAGATCCTTGTCGACATCCTGCGCCTCGCCGGTTTCGAGACCCGCACCGCGCTGTGCAAGGTCGGCTCGATCGACAAGACCGAGATCGGCATTCCGGAGAACCTCAAGATCAAGTGCGGCCACGAGGCGTGCTGCAACCCGATCCTGCAGGCGCGGCTGCTCAATCGTGAGAACACCCAGCTCAACGTCATCATGGGGCTGTGCGTCGGCCACGACTCGCTGTTCATCCGCCACGCCGAGGCGCCGGTGACCACGCTGGTTGTGAAGGACCGGGTGCTGAGCCACAACCCGGTGGCAGCGTTCCACACCGTCAAGACCTACACCGGCCGCATGCTCGACAAGAAGCGGCTGCGGGAGCTTTGA